The following coding sequences lie in one Musa acuminata AAA Group cultivar baxijiao chromosome BXJ1-8, Cavendish_Baxijiao_AAA, whole genome shotgun sequence genomic window:
- the LOC103996163 gene encoding protein IQ-DOMAIN 19-like encodes MWKTGKWLRSFLTGKKDGKKEKAESFSSPLPINSQSSPISVPAPKEKRGWRYPRWAGAGKSLSSQELSTSVPPLQRLSEAAIDNKRHAMAVAVATAAAADAAVAVAQAAAAVVRLTTAATKQKATAVKEDAATKIQSAFRAYLARKALCALRGLVKLQALVRGHLVRKQAAATLRCMQALVIAQERARARRIRMAEESQVIPQWQSIHRRSPQHPQSRQSHDMDRNSNKNIEIVDLDLGGSRGSIKSRKSYSTTKTETNEQQFSGYYDQNFSPSNVDQNQQFSPAPSAFTEMSGRAYSGHFEDFTFITAQSSPQYLSAIPVPDPTHSYGHPFFPNYMANTESSRAKARSQSAPRQRTDTFERQTSRRRLSTEGRNIPRVVKMQRSSSHVGLIIDGCQYPLSFKLDRSSMSLKDSECGSTSTVLTNTNYCS; translated from the exons ATGTGGAAGACAGGCAAATGGCTCAGGAGCTTCTTGACGGGGAAGAAGGATGGAAAGAAAGAGAAAGCTGAATCATTTTCCTCTCCATTGCCAATCAATAGTCAGTCATCACCAATCTCAGTGCCTGCTCCCAAGGAGAAAAGGGGATGGAGATATCCGAGATGGGCAGGTGCAGGGAAGAGTTTAAGTTCACAAGAACTGAGCACAAGTGTGCCACCACTTCAGAGGCTGTCGGAGGCTGCGATTGACAATAAAAGGCATGCAATGGCTGTTGCAgtggccacagctgcagctgctgaTGCTGCTGTTGCTGTGGCACAGGCAGCAGCAGCTGTAGTACGCCTCACAACCGCTGCCACTAAACAAAAAGCCACTGCTGTCAAGGAAGATGCAGCTACCAAAATTCAGTCTGCTTTTCGTGCCTACCTG GCAAGAAAAGCTCTGTGTGCATTGAGAGGCCTGGTAAAGCTGCAAGCTTTGGTAAGAGGCCACCTTGTCAGGAAGCAAGCTGCTGCTACTCTTCGTTGCATGCAGGCTCTAGTGATAGCTCAAGAGCGAGCTCGAGCCCGGAGGATCCGCATGGCTGAAGAGTCACAGGTTATCCCACAGTGGCAGTCCATCCACAGGAGATCACCACAGCACCCACAATCTAGACAATCGCAT GATATGGATAGAAATTCCAACAAGAATATTGAGATAGTGGATCTGGATCTTGGGGGATCAAGAGGCAGTATAAAGAGTAGAAAAAGTTATTCAACCACAAAAACTGAAACAAATGAGCAGCAGTTTTCTGGATACTATGATCAAAATTTTTCGCCCTCTAATGTAGACCAGAATCAACAGTTCTCACCTGCTCCATCTGCCTTCACGGAAATGAGTGGTAGGGCTTACAGTGGACATTTCGAGGATTTCACATTCATAACAGCACAGAGCAGTCCCCAGTACTTATCAGCTATTCCAGTTCCTGATCCAACACACTCTTATGGTCATCCCTTCTTTCCCAACTACATGGCAAACACTGAATCTTCAAGAGCTAAGGCAAGGTCACAGAGTGCACCACGCCAGCGAACTGATACATTTGAGCGACAAACAAGCAGGCGGAGACTATCAACAGAAGGAAGGAACATTCCTAGAGTTGTAAAGATGCAGCGATCATCTTCCCATGTTGGCCTGATAATCGATGGGTGTCAATATCCTTTGTCTTTCAAGTTAGATAGGTCCAGCATGTCCCTCAAAGACAGTGAATGTGGTTCAACGAGCACTGTGCTAACAAATACCAATTACTGCAGCTGA
- the LOC103996159 gene encoding perakine reductase: protein MDHLLSVELRYLDGVGYSKRQPRGRDSMEQKAQQRTQVPKLKLGTQGLEVSKLGFGCSGLSGIFNDPLSYEEGAAIVIDAFHKGVTFFDTSDAYGNGHNENLIGQALKHLPREKVQIASKFGIAGFQDGRLLINGLPEYARKCCEGSLQRLGVDYIDLYFPHRVDTTVPIEHTMHELKKLVEEGKIKYIGLCEASPDTIRRAHAVHPISAVQMEWSLWTRDIEDEIIPLCRELGIGVIAYSPLGHGFFAGRAGTEGLPEGSIVALNPRFNGENADKNKKLFVRVTKLAEKHGCTPPQLALAWVLHQGEDVVPIPGTTKVKHLDANIASLDVKLSEEELKEVSDAMPVDEIGGERDIELFTSCSWKFANTPLPATPLE from the exons ATGGATCATTTGCTTTCGGTAGAGCTCAGATATCTTGACGGCGTCGGGTACAGCAAGCGGCAGCCTCGAGGACGGGACAGCATGGAGCAGAAGGCACAACAGCGGACTCAAGTCCCAAAATTGAAGCTTGGGACACAAGGACTGGAG GTTTCAAAGTTGGGTTTTGGTTGCTCGGGTCTCTCAGGGATATTCAACGATCCTCTGTCCTACGAAGAAGGTGCTGCCATCGTCATTGATGCCTTCCATAAGGGGGTGACGTTCTTCGACACTTCTGATGCCTATGGCAACGGACACAATGAAAACCTTATTGGGCAG GCTCTGAAGCATCTGCCAAGAGAAAAAGTGCAGATAGCAAGCAAGTTCGGCATTGCTGGTTTCCAGGACGGCCGGCTGCTGATCAATGGCTTGCCGGAATATGCTCGCAAATGCTGTGAAGGCAGTCTCCAACGCCTCGGTGTTGATTACATCGATCTGTACTTTCCTCACCGAGTGGACACAACAGTGCCGATAGAGCATACT ATGCATGAACTGAAGAAATTAGTGGAGGAAGGGAAGATCAAGTACATCGGCCTGTGCGAAGCAAGTCCCGACACGATAAGGCGTGCGCATGCTGTGCATCCCATCTCAGCTGTGCAGATGGAGTGGTCGCTGTGGACTCGTGATATCGAGGACGAGATAATTCCCCTTTGCCG AGAGCTTGGTATTGGAGTAATTGCATATAGCCCTCTTGGACACGGTTTCTTTGCTGGAAGAGCAGGCACAGAAGGATTACCTGAAGGGAGCATAGTG GCCCTCAATCCCAGGTTCAATGGGGAGAATGCTGACAAGAACAAGAAACTGTTCGTGCGAGTCACCAAACTGGCTGAGAAGCACGGGTGCACTCCCCCCCAGCTAGCTCTGGCTTGGGTTCTCCACCAAGGAGAAGACGTGGTGCCTATTCCAG GTACGACAAAGGTTAAGCACCTGGATGCCAATATCGCCTCGCTTGATGTGAAGCTAAGTGAAGAGGAGTTGAAAGAGGTTTCTGATGCGATGCCGGTGGATGAGATTGGTGGGGAGAGGGACATCGAGCTCTTCACCAGTTGCTCATGGAAGTTTGCTAACACACCACTTCCTGCCACCCCACTTGAATAA
- the LOC135589194 gene encoding EPIDERMAL PATTERNING FACTOR-like protein 4, producing MLVLRHQCRLLSAAFAILLFAAAALGVVFVGIDQEVEERRLGSPEQKHWERLVGPGSSPPSCRARCGRCFPCQPVRVVIQPGQSVPQDYYPEAWRCRCGNKLFVP from the exons ATGCTTGTCCTGCGCCACCAGTGCCGCCTCCTCTCCGCCGCCTTCGCCATCCTCTTGTTCGCCGCCGCAGCTCTTG GGGTTGTCTTCGTGGGAATCGATCAGGAAGTGGAAGAAAGGCGGCTGGGATCACCGGAACAAAAGCACTGGGAGCGACTCGTCGGCCCTGGCTCGTCCCCTCCATCGTGCCGCGCCCGGTGCGGCCGGTGCTTCCCCTGCCAGCCCGTGCGCGTCGTGATCCAGCCGGGCCAGAGCGTGCCGCAAGACTACTACCCCGAGGCCTGGCGATGCAGGTGCGGCAACAAGCTCTTCGTGCCCTGA
- the LOC135588352 gene encoding protein TIFY 4B-like, translating to MPPPDPAAMGPGEVASRSPLDKPFADLTDEDIAQLTREDCRRFLKAKGMRRPSWNKSQAIQQVISLKALFEGRPGCDDSPAGGGILRKLPPVTSAPVSPPQNSPPPATEEGSGGGGSGAQPPAKEPSPYRRKDPFPPPFFAGDLTCSTPIAEPDRPHPPENRCFSPRTTADLPGEQMTIFYDGMINVYDDVSADQARAIMELAASPACFEDPTDPLPPARRPVFRLPPGPAPPFARAFRIRATGRMPHRVAGGLEGRRVPRETEHEVPTSRKASLQRYLEKRKDRFKGKKILGGSTSSDMEMMYISQKLRCLNHSELPNLNETSFPSLSQPPQSPARCSSAENQSGDKYFIDLNDDSGGI from the exons ATGCCTCCTCCGGATCCCGCCGCCATGGGCCCCGGGGAGGTCGCCTCCCGCTCGCCGCTTGACAAGCCCTTCGCTGACCTCACCGACGAGGACATCGCCCAGCTCACCCGCGAGGACTGCCGCCGCTTCCTCAAAGCcaaag GCATGCGGCGGCCGTCGTGGAACAAGTCGCAAGCGATTCAGCAGGTTATCTCCCTCAAGGCACTTTTCGAGGGGCGGCCGGGCTGCGACGACTCCCCCGCAGGCGGAGGGATCCTTCGGAAGCTTCCCCCTGTTACTTCGGCGCCGGTGTCTCCGCCGCAG AACTCGCCACCTCCGGCGACGGAGGAAGGCAGCGGCGGGGGCGGCAGTGGAGCGCAACCTCCGGCGAAAGAGCCCTCGCCGTACCGGAGGAAGGATCCGTTTCCCCCGCCATTCTTTGCTGGAGACCTGACCTGCAGTACCCCGATCGCCGAACCAGACCGTCCTCACCCGCCGGAGAACCGATGCTTCTCCCCCAG GACGACGGCGGACCTACCGGGAGAGCAGATGACGATCTTCTACGACGGGATGATCAACGTGTACGATGACGTCTCGGCCGATCAG GCGAGGGCGATCATGGAGCTCGCTGCCAGCCCGGCCTGCTTCGAAGACCCGACTGATCCGCTTCCTCCGGCCCGGCGGCCGGTCTTCCGCTTGCCCCCGGGCCCCGCTCCCCCTTTCGCCCGAGCCTTCCGAATCCGGGCGACAG GCAGGATGCCCCACCGTGTGGCGGGCGGGTTGGAGGGCCGGAGGGTGCCGCGGGAAACAGAGCATG AAGTTCCAACAAGTAGAAAAGCATCATTGCAAAGGTACTTGGAGAAAAGGAAAGATAG GTTTAAGGGCAAAAAGATCCTCGGAGGTTCAACTTCTTCCGATATGGAGATGATGTACATTAGCCAAAAGTTGAGATGCCTGAACCATAGTGAGCTCCCGAACCTGAATGAAACAAGCTTCCCTTCTCTGTCCCAGCCACCTCAATCACCAGCAAGGTGCAGCTCGGCAGAAAACCAAAGTGGAGACAAATATTTCATCGATCTCAATGATGACA GCGGCGGAATTTAA